A region from the Achromobacter seleniivolatilans genome encodes:
- a CDS encoding LTA synthase family protein, with protein sequence MRHSTLIFVVAAFALLTLSRLALAAWQWKRVRNAGGLLPLLLGGLRIDAHQIAVLAALPAFLSPLLGHFPIAATIAGYWYLIAFILLAFLEVATPPFILEYDTRPNRLFVEYLKHPREVSGMLWRGYKAALVGGFGGLALIGWGAFALFGHAQPDPQLSWWQMPLASLVILAVVILMIRGTLGHRPINPSSVAYSSDGMLNTLALNSLYNVFYAIYSMKNEKSASALYGGMDETKMHDLVLAQSGLPNPPANAEYPSLHSQPATRKTPRPLNLVIILEESLGAQYSAGLGGENLTPELDALASEAWTFTRAYATGTRSVRGLEAVVTGFLPTPAQAVLKLPRSQRGFFSLADLLGRHGYHSRFIYGGESHFDNMKGFFLGNGFKQIVDRADFVDPAFVGTWGASDEDMFNQLDRLLREDGDKPTFTLAFSVSNHSPWEYPAGRIQTDGNPATVENTVRYADWALGRFFERAKASPYWENTVFLVAADHDSRVFGASLVPVRHFHIPAVILGAGIEARRDDRLISQIDLPPTLLSLIGVDTEHPMIGHDLTRSTPGRAIMQYDNTYGYLKENDLLVLAPNKTPVQYRYTAPEDYAPVPLNPELATEALAHALWPSWAYREGRYALPGLVPEQTPSPSQAPAG encoded by the coding sequence ATGCGGCATTCAACCTTGATTTTCGTAGTGGCGGCTTTTGCGCTACTGACGCTGAGCCGCCTGGCGCTGGCCGCCTGGCAGTGGAAGCGCGTGCGCAATGCCGGAGGCCTGTTGCCGCTGTTGCTGGGCGGGCTGCGGATCGACGCGCACCAGATCGCTGTGTTGGCCGCTCTACCCGCCTTTCTATCGCCGCTGCTGGGTCACTTTCCCATCGCCGCCACCATTGCGGGCTACTGGTATCTGATTGCCTTCATCCTGCTGGCTTTTCTGGAAGTGGCCACCCCGCCCTTCATTCTGGAATACGACACCCGCCCAAACCGCTTGTTCGTGGAATATCTGAAGCACCCGCGTGAAGTCTCCGGCATGCTCTGGCGCGGCTATAAGGCGGCGCTAGTGGGCGGCTTCGGGGGCTTGGCGCTGATCGGCTGGGGCGCCTTCGCCCTGTTTGGCCACGCGCAACCTGATCCGCAACTCAGTTGGTGGCAGATGCCGCTGGCCAGCCTGGTCATTCTGGCGGTCGTAATTCTGATGATCCGCGGCACGCTGGGTCATCGCCCCATCAATCCGTCGTCGGTGGCCTACAGCTCGGACGGCATGCTCAACACATTGGCGCTGAACTCGCTCTACAACGTGTTCTATGCCATCTACAGCATGAAGAACGAGAAGTCCGCATCGGCCCTATATGGCGGCATGGACGAAACCAAAATGCACGACCTGGTGCTGGCGCAGTCGGGCCTGCCCAACCCGCCCGCCAACGCGGAGTACCCCAGCCTGCACAGCCAGCCCGCCACGCGCAAGACGCCGCGCCCGCTCAACCTGGTGATCATTCTGGAAGAAAGCCTGGGCGCGCAATACAGTGCCGGCCTGGGCGGCGAAAACCTGACACCGGAGCTGGATGCGCTGGCAAGCGAGGCGTGGACCTTTACTCGCGCCTACGCCACCGGCACCCGTTCAGTACGGGGATTGGAAGCGGTTGTCACCGGGTTTCTGCCCACGCCCGCGCAGGCAGTCCTGAAGCTGCCCCGCTCGCAACGCGGATTTTTCTCGCTAGCCGATCTGCTTGGCCGTCATGGTTACCACTCGCGCTTCATCTACGGCGGGGAATCGCACTTTGACAATATGAAAGGCTTCTTCCTGGGCAACGGCTTCAAGCAGATCGTTGACCGCGCCGACTTCGTGGACCCCGCCTTTGTCGGCACCTGGGGCGCCTCGGACGAAGACATGTTCAACCAATTGGACAGGCTGCTACGCGAAGACGGCGATAAGCCCACCTTCACGCTGGCCTTCAGCGTATCCAACCATTCGCCCTGGGAATATCCCGCCGGCCGTATCCAGACCGACGGCAACCCGGCTACCGTGGAAAACACGGTGCGCTACGCAGACTGGGCCTTGGGCCGTTTCTTCGAACGCGCCAAGGCATCGCCCTATTGGGAAAACACCGTCTTCCTGGTGGCTGCGGACCACGATTCCCGCGTGTTCGGCGCCAGCCTGGTTCCCGTCCGCCACTTCCATATCCCCGCCGTGATTCTGGGCGCCGGGATCGAAGCGCGACGCGACGACAGGCTGATCAGCCAGATTGACCTGCCGCCCACCCTGCTATCGCTGATTGGCGTGGACACCGAACATCCAATGATCGGCCACGACCTGACGCGCAGCACTCCTGGGCGCGCCATCATGCAATACGACAACACCTACGGGTATCTGAAGGAAAATGACCTGCTGGTGCTGGCGCCCAACAAGACACCAGTGCAGTACCGCTACACCGCGCCGGAAGACTACGCCCCCGTGCCGCTCAACCCTGAACTGGCTACCGAAGCGCTGGCCCATGCGCTGTGGCCCAGTTGGGCTTACCGCGAAGGCCGCTACGCCCTGCCGGGACTGGTACCCGAACAGACCCCCTCCCCGTCCCAAGCGCCAGCCGGCTGA
- a CDS encoding DNA-3-methyladenine glycosylase I: MNAKTDFPDGLARCGWVDTSTEYMAYHDTEWGRPQGDDRALFEQLCLEGFQSGLSWRTILNKRDAFRRGFADFEPAKVAQFGEKQVLALLADAGIVRHRGKIEAMINNAARALEMIQKEGSLAAYFWRYEPPAGAPSTLGASTSQQSEALSKALKKLGWKFVGPTTVYAFMQSVGMVNDHSPGCHCHAVSEKARTAFVRPGAR; encoded by the coding sequence TTGAACGCAAAAACCGACTTTCCCGACGGCCTGGCCCGCTGCGGCTGGGTGGATACGTCCACCGAATACATGGCCTATCACGACACAGAATGGGGGCGTCCGCAGGGTGATGACCGCGCGCTCTTCGAACAGCTCTGCCTGGAAGGTTTCCAGTCTGGCCTTAGCTGGCGCACCATCCTGAACAAACGGGACGCCTTCCGGCGCGGTTTTGCGGATTTTGAACCGGCCAAGGTCGCGCAGTTTGGTGAAAAGCAGGTGCTGGCGCTATTGGCCGACGCAGGCATCGTGCGACACCGCGGCAAGATCGAAGCCATGATCAACAACGCCGCGCGCGCGCTGGAAATGATCCAGAAAGAGGGTTCTCTGGCGGCGTACTTCTGGCGCTACGAGCCGCCCGCCGGCGCTCCCTCCACCCTGGGCGCCTCGACGTCACAGCAATCCGAAGCCTTGTCCAAGGCATTGAAGAAGCTGGGCTGGAAGTTTGTGGGCCCCACCACGGTGTATGCGTTTATGCAGTCCGTGGGCATGGTGAACGATCACAGCCCGGGGTGTCATTGCCACGCAGTCAGTGAAAAGGCGCGTACCGCATTTGTCAGGCCGGGAGCGCGCTGA
- a CDS encoding YkgJ family cysteine cluster protein, whose protein sequence is MSLLETSVLTFVSPAVLAGDNPAANPCLDCGACCAHFRVSFYCGELAGENGGRVPVELVTQMSPLRACMKGTEMGGGRCVSLRGELGQPGIHCAIYEDRPTPCREFDIWMPDGSPNPDCQRLRLNLGLPAVAPRPDAENDPQGPLHPDQPAAA, encoded by the coding sequence ATGTCCCTGCTAGAGACATCTGTCCTGACTTTTGTCTCGCCCGCCGTCCTGGCTGGCGACAACCCGGCTGCCAATCCCTGTCTGGATTGCGGCGCTTGCTGCGCCCATTTCCGCGTGTCGTTCTATTGCGGCGAACTGGCCGGTGAAAATGGCGGCCGCGTGCCCGTGGAACTGGTGACCCAGATGAGTCCATTGCGCGCCTGTATGAAGGGCACGGAAATGGGGGGAGGCCGTTGCGTCTCGCTGCGCGGCGAACTCGGCCAACCCGGCATCCACTGCGCAATCTACGAAGATCGCCCGACGCCTTGCCGGGAATTCGATATCTGGATGCCTGACGGTTCACCCAATCCCGATTGTCAGCGGCTGCGCTTGAATCTGGGCTTGCCCGCAGTGGCGCCGCGGCCCGACGCCGAAAACGACCCGCAAGGGCCGCTGCATCCCGACCAGCCCGCCGCCGCCTGA
- a CDS encoding alpha/beta hydrolase has translation MIDLRFQRDAHAGALHAGGRATNPQRTGALLIHGLGGTEFDMGSLHKVLARAGVETHGVTLPGHAGQPEDLLNVGVEDWMEVVTRRYRELCEQYDVLHVIGMCLGALLAVELCKRESHTRGALVSLAAPVFLDGWSTPWYRGLRYLLYCVPGVPRRIRVQEEDPYGVKSELVRAFIKAGFARGDGFHYQWVPLACVRQVDRLRGVVQRGLDRIRCPTLIMHAEEDELTSPRSARFLGARIPGATVVMLQDSYHMICVDHERDRVMRSVLAFLGKDPAFARTRKRPAAEQALRENHPLPAPAILPALGQSCLS, from the coding sequence ATGATTGACCTTCGTTTCCAGCGGGACGCCCATGCCGGTGCGCTCCACGCCGGGGGGCGCGCCACGAATCCGCAACGCACAGGCGCGCTGCTCATCCATGGACTGGGGGGCACGGAATTCGATATGGGCAGCCTGCACAAGGTGCTGGCGCGCGCCGGGGTCGAGACCCATGGCGTGACCTTGCCTGGCCATGCGGGCCAGCCAGAAGATCTGCTGAATGTGGGGGTCGAAGACTGGATGGAAGTCGTCACGCGGCGCTACCGCGAATTATGTGAGCAGTATGACGTCTTGCATGTAATCGGCATGTGCCTGGGCGCCTTGCTGGCCGTGGAGCTATGCAAGCGTGAATCGCATACGCGAGGGGCGCTGGTGTCTTTGGCCGCGCCCGTCTTTCTGGATGGCTGGAGCACGCCGTGGTATCGCGGGTTGCGATATCTGCTGTATTGCGTACCGGGCGTGCCGCGCCGCATCCGCGTGCAAGAAGAAGATCCCTATGGTGTGAAGAGCGAACTGGTGCGCGCTTTCATCAAGGCGGGGTTTGCGCGCGGTGACGGCTTTCATTATCAATGGGTGCCGCTGGCGTGCGTGCGGCAGGTGGACCGGCTGCGCGGCGTGGTTCAGCGCGGCCTGGACCGCATACGTTGTCCGACCTTGATCATGCACGCCGAAGAAGATGAACTGACCAGCCCCCGCTCCGCCCGCTTTCTAGGGGCGCGCATTCCCGGGGCGACGGTAGTGATGCTGCAAGACAGCTATCACATGATCTGTGTCGATCACGAGCGTGATCGCGTGATGCGCAGTGTGCTGGCGTTTCTGGGCAAGGACCCCGCATTTGCGCGGACGCGCAAACGGCCGGCGGCGGAGCAGGCGTTGCGCGAGAACCACCCTTTGCCTGCACCAGCCATCCTGCCGGCGCTAGGCCAGTCGTGCTTGTCTTGA
- a CDS encoding helix-turn-helix transcriptional regulator, whose amino-acid sequence MLHVAIAPASPGVLLTPFSVQGRRESKGIAVPSHVHDEGMLVLVHEGLVVVQAGSEVWTVMPGSLGWIPPGMPHGARWFGDARGSFLYVRRDACERLPAQYRSWPSSKLIEALMDRFTNSPPGELSAAYLEQLFDVLLEEIKQREHVPLLLPMPADPRLQDLANALLGTPDDTAGIEEWAQRLNMSSRTLMRRFRQETGVTLGQWRQQARLLRALEMLCRGGSVTEAALSVGYESTSAFIGSFRGAFGVTPTRYIADRE is encoded by the coding sequence ATGCTTCACGTGGCCATTGCGCCCGCATCTCCCGGCGTGCTGCTGACTCCATTCAGCGTGCAGGGGCGCCGCGAATCCAAAGGTATTGCCGTGCCCTCCCATGTCCATGACGAGGGCATGCTGGTGCTTGTGCACGAAGGGCTGGTGGTGGTGCAGGCGGGGTCAGAAGTCTGGACGGTGATGCCGGGCAGCCTGGGTTGGATTCCGCCCGGCATGCCGCATGGCGCGCGCTGGTTTGGCGATGCCCGCGGTTCCTTCCTGTATGTGCGGCGCGATGCGTGCGAACGCCTGCCGGCGCAATACCGGTCGTGGCCGTCATCCAAACTTATCGAAGCCCTGATGGATCGCTTCACGAACAGTCCGCCGGGCGAGCTGTCGGCGGCCTATCTAGAGCAGTTATTCGACGTGCTGCTGGAAGAGATCAAGCAACGCGAACATGTGCCGCTGCTGTTGCCCATGCCCGCCGATCCACGTCTGCAGGATCTGGCCAATGCCTTGCTGGGCACTCCCGACGACACCGCAGGCATTGAGGAATGGGCGCAGCGCTTGAATATGTCGTCGCGGACGCTGATGCGCCGGTTCCGCCAGGAAACGGGTGTGACGCTGGGGCAGTGGCGCCAGCAGGCGCGACTGCTTCGCGCCCTGGAAATGCTTTGCCGCGGCGGCTCGGTCACTGAGGCCGCGCTATCCGTAGGGTACGAGAGCACCAGCGCTTTTATTGGCAGCTTTCGCGGCGCCTTCGGGGTCACGCCGACTCGCTATATAGCCGATCGCGAATAG
- a CDS encoding transcriptional repressor, whose amino-acid sequence MDHTLLRDAGIKATFPRMKILDIFYQHANQHMSAADIYRSLISDRSSIGLATVYRVITQLEDAGLLKRTQLDAHTTVFELNDKGHHDHLVCTQCGQILESSDPAMAQLVRKIAKRSGFALDSYSLVLYGGCGCKPSPATIPHGEFE is encoded by the coding sequence ATGGACCACACGCTGCTGCGCGACGCCGGCATTAAAGCCACCTTCCCCCGGATGAAGATTCTGGACATCTTCTACCAGCACGCCAACCAGCACATGAGTGCGGCGGACATCTATCGCAGCCTTATCTCGGACCGGAGCAGCATCGGTCTGGCCACTGTTTATCGCGTCATTACGCAACTTGAAGACGCCGGACTACTCAAACGTACTCAGCTCGACGCGCACACCACCGTGTTCGAGCTCAATGACAAAGGGCACCACGATCATCTGGTCTGCACGCAATGCGGGCAGATCCTGGAATCCAGTGATCCCGCCATGGCGCAATTGGTCAGAAAGATCGCCAAGCGCAGCGGCTTCGCGCTGGACTCCTACAGCTTGGTGCTCTACGGCGGTTGCGGCTGCAAACCAAGCCCGGCCACTATCCCTCACGGAGAATTTGAATGA
- a CDS encoding LysR family transcriptional regulator yields the protein MKRFQFDSTALRYFLTVVDTGSVNGAAARLNVVSSAVSRQIAGLEQRLQNQLFERHPKGMRVTEVGRILADHARRVEADAARTYAEIDGQNGRYTQTVKVAGAHGFAAQALPRQFAAFQAEHPSVRFSLTILDAGLVTERVRSAQADIGLTFSHSAEKDIAVTYARPAEIVAVMRPGHPLSAYGALHLTQLPAYPLALPEGGSALRQVLDMACSLYNTSLSPAFTSNYPDALYQYVLTGNGITLCARLTAADHLKAGRLICRPIDDALLNAGQIQFQTHVSRPLPDAAHRFLRFIRSETPPLF from the coding sequence ATGAAGCGATTCCAATTCGATAGCACCGCGCTTCGTTACTTTCTAACGGTCGTCGACACCGGCTCCGTCAATGGCGCGGCGGCGCGCCTGAATGTTGTCAGCTCCGCCGTCAGCCGGCAGATCGCCGGACTGGAACAGCGCCTGCAAAACCAATTGTTCGAACGGCACCCCAAGGGCATGCGAGTCACGGAGGTTGGCCGCATCCTGGCGGATCACGCGCGACGGGTCGAAGCCGATGCCGCGCGCACGTATGCCGAGATCGACGGCCAGAACGGACGCTACACACAGACCGTAAAAGTCGCGGGCGCCCACGGCTTTGCCGCGCAGGCTTTGCCACGCCAATTTGCCGCGTTTCAGGCCGAACACCCATCCGTGCGTTTCAGTCTGACCATCCTGGACGCGGGCTTGGTCACCGAACGGGTGCGTTCAGCCCAGGCAGATATCGGCCTGACGTTCAGCCACTCGGCGGAAAAGGACATTGCCGTCACCTACGCGCGGCCGGCCGAAATTGTCGCGGTAATGCGGCCAGGGCACCCGTTGTCCGCCTATGGCGCTTTGCATCTCACTCAGTTGCCCGCCTACCCCTTGGCCCTACCCGAAGGTGGCAGCGCGCTGCGTCAGGTGCTGGACATGGCATGCAGCTTGTACAACACCTCACTCTCGCCCGCCTTTACGTCAAACTATCCCGACGCGCTCTACCAATACGTGCTGACTGGCAATGGCATCACGCTATGCGCGCGGCTCACCGCCGCCGACCACCTGAAAGCGGGCAGACTGATCTGCCGCCCCATCGACGACGCCCTGCTCAACGCCGGGCAGATCCAGTTTCAGACCCACGTCTCGCGGCCGCTACCCGATGCCGCCCATCGTTTCCTGCGCTTCATCCGAAGCGAGACGCCTCCCCTGTTCTGA
- a CDS encoding methyl-accepting chemotaxis protein, which translates to MLKNLKIRTGLLAVLTLFVLALAGATGMGWLFAKAADDAVDDLNRVSTEQTRPLYETQVLLLRTRITLVAAYLDVQAGRATQAQTSVDQAAKFLTDARQRYAIYQQVPKVTEAAKKLTADMDGVFAAYVRSIDALGEALKQQSAEGYVTAVANARAADARFEERVVAFLNHTERRAADINTASDLRYVQAEISAIVMLVLALILAIGCWRFISRQVLTPLKDAAVHFDRIASGDLTQRVAVGADNEIGVLFAALKRMQDSLTRTVAEVRRSVNEINTGAAEISSGNTNLSSRTEEQAASLEETAASMEELATAVKQNTEHAHQANALAAESRGVAMRGGQAVEQVVETMSRISGSSRRIAEIVSVIDGIAFQTNILALNAAVEAARAGEQGKGFAVVAGEVRSLAQRSAQAAREVKDLIEQSTTNVDSGAEQVRQAGETMQEIVSSVQRVTQIMAEITEASTEQSIGIDQINRAVTQMDDVTQQNAALVEQAAAAASSLEDQAKRLAATAAFFKVPAETIIDVTAQPAPVILRPAYAS; encoded by the coding sequence ATGCTTAAAAACCTGAAAATCCGAACCGGACTGCTCGCCGTCCTGACACTTTTTGTACTGGCCCTGGCCGGCGCTACTGGCATGGGATGGTTATTTGCCAAAGCCGCGGACGACGCCGTCGATGACCTGAACCGGGTCTCCACCGAACAAACCCGCCCGCTATATGAAACACAGGTACTGCTGCTTCGCACTCGCATCACGTTGGTAGCCGCCTATCTGGATGTGCAGGCCGGACGCGCGACCCAGGCGCAAACCAGCGTCGATCAGGCCGCCAAATTCCTGACCGACGCCCGCCAGCGCTATGCGATCTACCAGCAGGTTCCCAAAGTCACCGAGGCCGCAAAAAAGCTGACCGCCGATATGGATGGCGTCTTCGCGGCCTATGTGCGCAGCATCGACGCGTTGGGTGAAGCCCTGAAACAACAATCTGCCGAGGGCTACGTCACAGCGGTGGCCAACGCCCGCGCCGCCGACGCCCGCTTCGAAGAGCGCGTCGTGGCCTTCCTGAATCACACCGAGCGGCGCGCCGCAGACATCAACACCGCGTCGGACTTGCGCTATGTCCAGGCGGAAATCTCAGCCATCGTCATGCTTGTCCTCGCCCTGATTCTGGCGATCGGGTGCTGGCGTTTCATCAGCCGCCAAGTGTTGACGCCATTGAAAGATGCCGCCGTACACTTCGACCGCATCGCCTCTGGGGATCTGACGCAACGCGTGGCGGTGGGCGCCGACAACGAGATCGGCGTGCTGTTCGCCGCACTCAAGCGCATGCAGGACAGCCTGACCCGCACCGTGGCTGAAGTACGCCGCAGCGTGAATGAAATCAACACCGGCGCCGCCGAAATCTCTTCAGGCAACACCAACTTGTCGTCACGCACGGAAGAACAGGCAGCGTCCTTGGAAGAAACTGCCGCCAGCATGGAAGAGCTGGCCACCGCCGTTAAACAGAATACTGAGCACGCCCATCAAGCCAACGCTCTGGCCGCGGAAAGCCGTGGCGTGGCGATGCGTGGCGGCCAGGCCGTGGAACAGGTCGTGGAAACCATGTCGCGCATTTCCGGCAGTTCGCGCCGCATCGCCGAAATTGTCTCGGTAATCGACGGCATCGCCTTCCAGACCAACATCCTGGCCTTGAACGCAGCCGTGGAAGCCGCCAGAGCCGGTGAACAGGGCAAGGGTTTCGCGGTAGTGGCGGGTGAAGTCCGCTCCCTGGCGCAACGCAGCGCGCAAGCCGCGCGTGAGGTCAAGGACCTGATCGAGCAATCCACCACCAACGTGGACAGCGGCGCCGAGCAGGTCCGCCAAGCCGGCGAAACCATGCAGGAAATCGTGAGTTCGGTGCAGCGCGTGACGCAGATCATGGCTGAAATCACCGAAGCGTCCACCGAACAGTCCATCGGCATCGACCAGATCAACCGCGCCGTCACGCAGATGGACGACGTGACCCAGCAGAACGCCGCGCTGGTGGAACAGGCAGCGGCGGCTGCCTCGTCGTTGGAAGATCAGGCCAAGCGGCTCGCGGCCACTGCGGCCTTCTTCAAGGTGCCGGCCGAAACCATCATCGATGTCACAGCACAGCCCGCGCCGGTCATTTTGCGCCCTGCCTACGCCAGCTGA
- a CDS encoding MSHA biogenesis protein MshH: protein MNRALACMFCQSTLAQGAPLLEKNGAAICKPCVDQFSDRFAERAWAMATTLQEQLDVLLDESRRALEQSETLAERARSCGFSLHDLSASLPDRPLS, encoded by the coding sequence ATGAACCGCGCACTCGCCTGTATGTTTTGCCAATCCACGCTGGCCCAAGGCGCGCCGTTGCTGGAAAAGAACGGCGCCGCCATCTGCAAGCCCTGCGTGGACCAGTTCTCGGATCGCTTCGCCGAACGCGCCTGGGCCATGGCGACAACACTTCAAGAGCAGCTCGACGTGCTCCTTGACGAAAGCAGGCGAGCCCTGGAGCAAAGCGAAACTCTGGCCGAACGCGCTCGATCCTGCGGCTTTAGCCTGCACGATCTGTCGGCCTCGCTGCCGGATCGCCCCCTATCCTGA
- a CDS encoding fimbrial protein, whose translation MRRYEIFGTFKNLLCVLALLFLPHLAHASCSASPAMPYLQTMNNMAVASNLAVGETIPGSMRHYTLSGQCTASGANYSGAPVVSCYYGSGTEVMPGIYSTGVGGVGIRLRNAAGQPMTNASGVNCDTRAARLGTLNADLTYSITISIEFVKTGAILGGNLDQSQTWFGFGVYNGGAASTLGGGGINYMGFSGNIVTRQIACNVTYPPTVSLAAVAAKSISGVGSTALPTPFSIGLTCDGAAVVGITFDGAVGTPINAAAAGVFGILNEGAPGVASGVGVQLVNAVTHAPVPLQTRTALGSIAANLQSTYQYAIRYYGLTATPSPGVVNGAMVFTFDYQ comes from the coding sequence ATGAGACGGTATGAGATCTTTGGAACGTTCAAGAATTTGCTATGTGTGCTGGCTTTGCTGTTTCTGCCGCACCTGGCCCACGCAAGTTGCTCGGCCTCGCCCGCGATGCCGTACCTGCAGACGATGAACAATATGGCGGTGGCTTCCAATCTGGCCGTCGGTGAGACCATCCCGGGCTCGATGCGGCACTACACACTTTCGGGGCAATGTACCGCTTCGGGAGCCAACTACTCCGGAGCACCGGTTGTCTCGTGCTACTACGGCAGCGGTACGGAAGTGATGCCGGGCATCTATTCCACCGGTGTTGGGGGTGTCGGTATTCGTTTGCGCAACGCTGCCGGACAACCGATGACGAACGCTTCGGGAGTGAATTGCGACACAAGGGCGGCCCGCTTGGGAACTCTGAACGCGGACCTCACTTACTCCATCACGATATCGATCGAGTTTGTGAAGACGGGTGCAATACTTGGCGGGAATCTGGACCAATCCCAGACCTGGTTTGGCTTCGGTGTCTACAATGGTGGCGCTGCCTCGACTTTGGGTGGCGGGGGAATTAACTACATGGGATTCAGCGGCAACATCGTGACGCGGCAGATCGCGTGCAACGTAACTTATCCGCCGACTGTGTCCTTGGCTGCTGTCGCCGCAAAAAGCATATCCGGGGTCGGAAGCACGGCTTTACCAACGCCCTTTTCGATCGGCCTGACTTGCGATGGCGCTGCGGTAGTAGGGATTACGTTCGACGGCGCCGTAGGAACGCCAATCAACGCAGCTGCGGCGGGAGTGTTTGGCATTCTGAATGAAGGAGCCCCGGGTGTGGCCAGCGGCGTTGGCGTTCAGCTCGTCAACGCAGTCACCCATGCTCCTGTCCCACTGCAAACGCGTACAGCATTGGGTTCGATTGCAGCCAATTTGCAGTCGACCTATCAATATGCCATTCGCTACTATGGCCTTACTGCTACGCCAAGCCCCGGTGTTGTGAATGGCGCCATGGTTTTTACGTTTGATTATCAATAG